Part of the Astatotilapia calliptera unplaced genomic scaffold, fAstCal1.2 U_scaffold_109, whole genome shotgun sequence genome is shown below.
GAAATTGTTAATTCCATAGactacatttttactttttattctttACCCTTTAAATCAGAATGAGGTCCAACtacttttatctgttttatttatttattattttactttctttttaaaatcctgTCCTGTTCTCCtatgttttccattttatttctgtttattgtgCTTCATTTTGGTCAACAGTGGATGTTTTAAGTGTGTGCTAGAACTCAATTTGACTAAACTAACAAAATACTCCATTAGTCCTATTTTGGGTCTAACCACTGCTCTTCAGTAGTGCTTAGAGTACTACAGTAGTGATTAGTGCCTTTCTGTTTTGGAGTGTTTCTGAGTTAATAATTGATTATCTAAAATGTACCCTTTCATAACAAAAACTCTGATACTGACTGTGTAAGAATCTATATCATTGCAGTGACGGGcatgtcactgcaaccccctctggcttTTGCTCCACGGCTGCGGGGTGACCCttgggctctcctcagctctttcatgGACAGTGGCACAGTTGTCCCTCCAGTTAATGTCCCATTAAAAGAGccataaatgtaataaaaagagTACTTTAGGACCATGGTTGCCtcgatttttatttctttcttcttctttgtggtTCCGTTCGTCGCCACTCTGCCCGTGTAACCAGtatgtaagaaaaataacaaaagatgGCCAATTTTAGAAACTTAAGGAATGGTAGGAGCCAAGAGGATGGGTAACCACAAGGAAAACACAACCACAAGATGTTGAAACTGCATCTCATTGTATTAAAATATTGTAAACTGTATTacaagcgccttgaggcgacttttgttgtgatttggcactatataaataaaattgaattgaattgaattacaacCAACAACAGTAGCGAATACAGCGTGCGTGCAAGAATaccaaaaaaatataataaagtaaaatgaattCAGACCTGGGTCTTTTCAATGTCAGTGTTGTCCAGTTCAGGCCTGTTGGGTGATCTGGGCACTTTACTGGTGTGAAACCAGTCCAACAATCAACGTatgttttgcacattttgttCTGCCACAATCGGACTGCAAGATTCAGTTCCATATGAGCTGTGCCTCACCATCCATCGCAATGGAAGATCATCATTCTTCTGTTGATTTCCAGAAGGTCTGTGGAAGTTCTCTGTGGACTCTGTTTCTTGATatccaattttaaaaaaaacttaccaATGCAAAGCACCGTGTATTCACAAAAAACAGGTTTCCAGATGTAGCAGCTGACCGAACAGACCTCAGGCTTCAGCCGCTATCCAGCCTGAATAGCAACAACATTCCTTTAGCATTGTAGGTACACCTTTAGCTGGTGTAGTGCTAAGCAGCTTTACCAGTGtaaacagacaggaaacagctaAAGGCGGGACAACAAATCCGattggttaaaaatgaaatcgtccatcaaggtcagaaaataatgatcattaaacacaacagaatatataacaaaacaaaaagtaacaaGGCTTTCAACCCAACGATAACTTACTTTTATACAAGTTTATACAATTATTCAAAATTTagttgtgctttattttttttgtttctttttctgatttTGAAGATTTTAGACTGAAATACATTAAACTACATGAGCAATAATTCCAACAAAGGTTTCTACTCTTATGTGTTTGTTACTGTTACACGTGCTTCTCCTCTCCCATGTCCTCTCCTGTCTCCATCATCAGTGCTAACCATCTCCATGCTGCCTTCACTCTCATACGATGGCTGAAATATGTTTAAATTAATTTCAAGCTCATcttaccttgtgcacagagcaaCAGTGGGTCAATGCAGTCAACTCTAGCAGCCTGTAACTTCTACACATTTACCTTTATCATCAGCAAATCATTTTTCATTATAGTTTGTTTTATTCTAACATTAAGTGAGAGTCTAATTATCTGTCCAAATGACAACAGTAACTGCAGGTTCTCATTACACTCAGTCTACAAAGCAGCTGCTCTCACTCAGTTCCTGCCGTCTAATGTGAAGATCAGATGAATCTttagctgaaaataaaaatctgcaaaCTTTGTTTTCCATGACATGAAGCTGAAAATGTAGCCTACAGAAAAATACTAATCCAAATGAGTCTGTTTAATTTTTGTTAAtctaactttattttttgttatgatGTGCTCTGTGTTACAGTCGTTCTGGGTCAGTATGGCTGGGGAGTGACTTACACTTCTACTCAGATCTGTGCTGTAAAAGGATCCACAGTGGAGATACGCTGCACCTTCACATACCCATCGACTATAAATGGAATAAGAGTTGACAAAAAATTCTGGTTCATCAGAGACGAAAATAAGGAACCTGTGGATCTGAAAACAGAGTCACAGTACAGAGATCGTGTTCAGTATCAGTGTGAAGACAACGACTGCACTCTGAGAATCTCAGACCTCAGAGAGAGCGACTCAGCTGAGTACAAGTTCAGATTCATAACAAACGATCCAGGAGGGAAATATTCTGGTGTACCTGGAGTCACTTTGACTGTCACAGGTAACATGTTCATCCACTCGTTTACTATTTTAAATCCAAGTGTTtgctgtgagtgtgtttgtgtggtttatCTGAATGTTGTCAGCTGAGCTTAATGTTCTTTATTTACTAATGGGCAGATCTGCAGGTGCAGGTGAGCAGATCAGCTGTCAGAGGTGATTTTAAGTCAGCAGATCTGAAGTGTGAGAGCAGTTGTCCTGATAATCTCTCCTACATCTGGTACAAGAATGAACAGATCATCACAGGACAAACATCTAATCTTCTTCTAAACTACCTGGATCCTACAAACAGGATTTCCTGTGCTGTCAGAGGATATGAGAACTTCCACTCTCCTTCAGTGGGTGAGTTTATGCTTTAACATAATGCCATGTTGTGGAGCCATGTGGCAAATGAGCTGTAGATTTTATAGGTTTTCATAAGGGTAACACTACtggtttgtattttctgttgatcACACAACCTGTGTAGTCGGAGCTCATAAATAGTTATCCTACACTGAGGTCACTGAAGGGAGGAGACCTTTCTCATGGGCTTATACTGAGGCCTTATCACATCGTTTTCATTTCTGTCCTCGGATGTTGTGACTCTGACTAATATCcaactctctctgtctcacagtGGTGAAGGATGTCTGGGATGTGACTTACACTTCTACTCAGGTCTGTGCCTTCAAAGGAGCAACAGCAGAAATACGCTGCACCTTCAGATACCCATCGACTATAAATGGAATAAATACAAGAGTTGTCCAAAAATTCTGGTTCATCAGAGACGAAAATAATGAACCTGTGGACCTGAAAACAGAGTCAGAGTACAAAAACCGTGTTCAGTATCAGTGTAAAAACAACGACTGCACTCTGAGAATCACAGACCTGAGAGAGAGCGACTCAGCCGAGTACAAGTTCAGATTCATAACAAACGATCCAAGAGGGAAATATTCTGATGTACCTGGAGTCACTTTGACTGTCAcagataaaataattttcaGTGGAAGtaactttaaacatttataagCTTTTCAGCTGTCTGTATGTTGAGAGTTTGTTTTAATATAATATCTGTTGTTTGCTCCCAGGTCCACAGCTCCAGGTACATGTGAGGAGATCAACAGTAAACTCTTATTCTAACTGGACAGAGCTGACATGTCACAACAACTGTCAGCTACCCGATCAATCTTCCTACATCTGGTACAGGAATGGACACAAACTTTCATCAGACGAACAATATTTACAGCTGAACACATTTGATTCTGCAGACAGTTTTCACTGTGCTGTGAAAGGATATGAGCAATTCCCTTCTCCAACAGTGTGTGAGTTCACtactttttgtttcattaagagaattatatttaatttttctttatttacgtGAATGTGTCTGTATGTTAGTTTTAGTCAGAGGCCTTTCTTTTGGGAGGTttacaatgttttctttttagaatATAAATTTCTAAAATTTGGTTTTGTTGTGATTCTTATGTTTCCTCCTCCAGATGCTCCAAAGCTTCCCTCTGTGTCAGTGAGTCCCTCTGCTGAGATAGTGGAGGGCAGTTCAGTGACTCTGACCTGTAGCAGTGATGCTAACCCAGCAGCtagttacacctggtacaaGGAGGATGTCATCAACCCTCTCATTTACCAAAACCaacattttttcttctccatCCTGCCCTCTGACTCTGGAAAGTATTACTGTACAGCTGATAATGACCTGGGACAAAAGAGATCTGAAAGCAGAACTATTGATGTGAAATGTgagtaaaatacatttataagctGTAAAGACTTTTTGAAGAGCTGTGAGACTGCTGCAGGAATATGGAAAAACTTGAATTACATATCACGAAGACcatgtttgcagtttttagAAATActgttattctttttattttcaatggttgagtgtgtgagctgaactatttttatgcattcaaatagaaaaaaaaacagaattccaTGATTAGAAAATGTCATAAACaaattttacatgttttctattcataatagaacataaaaaaatatcagctgaGAAAATGTACGATTTAAAGAGTACAAGTAAAGTATTTGTTCATTCTGAGTTTCATGACAGTAACACAAGTCCAAAAGTTTGGATGGGGccaacaaaaggctggaaaactAAGAGTTACTAAAAACATCTGGAGGAACATGTTGCATCAAGTTAACTGGCAACAGTCTCACAACATGTTTgggtataaaaataaaatccgaGAGACGCAGTTTCTCAGAAATAAAGACGGGCAAAGGTTCTTCAATCTGTAAAAACCTGTGACTACAAATTGTGGGAATTTTACAAAATTATCGTCCACGATTTTATGTTTTAAGACTCTGGATATCTGACAAACTACATTACATGATACCATCAAATATTGAGCGAATCTAGAGAAATCTGTGTGCATAAGTTGCATTGACTGAGATGAATATTGGATGCCTGTGATATTCAGACCCTCAAAAAGGTAAAAGTGTCTCTGCTCCAGATCTTTTGAAAATGTGCTGCTGTCACTGAATTCAAAATATGCTTATTAGTTTGCAGAGTTTGGCTAACCTTAGCAGCACAGACAGAAGTTGGTTTCTTCCAAGCTAGCATCCACTCCTTTATGCCGAATGAGACTGCCTTTGCCAGTGGGCTGTCATTTGCTTCCTTTCCTGGTTCTCCTTTACATCCTTCCTTCTTTTTGGATGCTCAGTCATCGGTCAAGAGTGCAGCCCAGGTTACTGGCCAGTGGGCTCTTCATCTTTGAACAAGTAACTGCCATTATATATTAATACAATAAGAAGACCACAGACTAGAGTTTAAGGTGACTAGCAAGGGCAGCAATATTTCTAGTTGGTCAtatcactaataaaaaaaaagtgtgtaggGTATGAATGCTGGGTATTCCATCCAGCCTAATGCAGAAATTAGTCAGCTTTATGCTTTTGAAAATTGGAGGACAAATGGCAGGATATGTTTTATAATCTaagatacagtggcttgcaaaagtattcggcccccttgaactttcccacattttgtcacattacagccacaaacatgaatcaattttattggaattccacgtgaaagaccaacaaagtggtgtacacgtgagaagtggaacgaaaatcatacatgattccaaacattctttacaaataaataattgcaaagtggggtgtgcgtaattattcagccccctgagtcaatactttgtagaaccaccttttgctgcaaaaacagctgccagtcttttagggtttgtctctaccagctttgcacatctacagactgaaatctttgcccattcttctttgcaaaacagctccagctcagtcagattagatggacagcgtttgtgaacagcagttttcgccacagattctcgattggacttagatctggactttgactgggccattctaacacatggatatgttttgttttaacccactccattgttgccctggctttatgttcagggtcgttgtcctgctggaaggtgaacctccgccccagtctcaagtcttttgcagactccaagaggttttcttccaagactgccctgtatttggctccatccatcttcccatcaactctgaccagcttccctgtccctgctgaagagaagcacccccagagcatgatgctgccaccaccatatttgacagtggggatggtgtgttcagagtgatgtgcagtgttagttttccgccacacatagcgttttgcattttggccaaaaagttccatgttggtctcatctgaccagagcaccttcttccacatgtttgctgtgtcccccacatggcttgtggcaaactgcaaacgggacttcttatggttttctgttaacaatggctttcttcttgccactcttccataaaagccaactttgtgcagtgcacgactaatagttgccctatggacagattcccccacctgagctgtagatctctgcagcttgtccagagtcaccatgggcctcttggctgcatttctgatcagcgctctccttgttcggcctgtgagtttaggtggacggccttgtcttggtaggtttacagttgtgccacactccttccatttctgaatgatcgcttgaacagtagtgatgggacgttctgtatcgaggcttcggagcgtgtgtcgagtaatggagggggcgtttccgcgaagcgcgtatcgaggcttgcttcatttatgggaggagctgaaaatgatgacgtccgaagcctcgctgcccggctgtaccacgtgactggttcatgaagtggttcgaactttgccgcgagatatgacagcgatataaacccctcagacttcattcaaaatgtgggtgtttgatggagagttgcggttagtgagagtttggagacagtttggaggtttatgagagtgaggagagaaagtcaggagagaatggagccagctaagaagaggaggatgtcctcccctgtgtgggaacattttgattttattcctcccaacaaggtatgtaaatttctacagaagatgtattgtcatgatactgatggtgcaatacaatttatgttgagctgtcttgacttttgtacaaggtgaagtgtttgctatgtgccagggagctgggatataacaacaacatccatgcttaggcactacagagctttgcatgagaataagaggaacaccgattgtggagcaagaccaggtgagccatcaaatgcaatgataatatagcatgcagtaatgttactaaatgatataacaatattatacaactgttataagttacgtgtgtgatatttatatttgtgctttgtctttattgtctttcctcaggagaacaatctcaaatagatgaagacctggtcagcatggtgattgaggactcccagccatttagcattgtggaggacaaaggattcaaaagatttgttaaatcattaaatcccagctatgttctccccactaaaaaggacgtaaaagcagtgaaaatttagtttttacagaataaaatgtgaacaggcaggactgaggctcaaagcctcagtgtgtagctgtccatacctcaacgttacaaaagcacaactactgtccacaccccaaccacacctcacctcacagtaaatgatcatttccatttcaagcatttccaaataataatttcccatactgccactataaatatacacagtatactgccatcactacaatatacatgttttacacactccttttgttgttgacatttacaggctgtgtgcaaaatgccacactcttcaaattcatgccagctattatttttacatccagtaggtgtcctgctagagcaaatgaagcttcatgaagcttcgcgttggggtgaaccaattggatgaaaagcttcagtgcttcatggggcttcatctgcccatcactattgaacagtgctccgtgggatgttcaaggcttgggaaatctttttgtagcctaagcctgctttaaatttctcagtaACTTTATCCcctcatggtgttgttgctcccaatattctcttagacaacctctgaggccgtcacagagcagctgtacttgtactgacattagattacacacaggtgcactctatgtagtcattagcactcatcaggcaatgtctatgggcaactgactgcactcagaccaaagggggctgaataattacgcacaccccactttgcagttatttatttgtaaagaatgtttggaatcatgtatgattttcgttccacttctcacgtgtacaccactttgtgttggtctttcatgtggaattccaataaaattgatccatgtttgtggctgtaatgtgacaaaatgtgggaaagttcaagggggccgaatacttttgcaagccactgtagatGAACACATGTAAGAACCGTTACAAATGTCTACATTCGCGCTTCCGGCGCCCCCCGTGTGCggcagcctgttacagcagctctgctcattctgagtttctttctttcttatcttttttctcGTAATTTTTTTATAACTAACGTATTAGTAATTAGACTCTGCAACCATGTTCTGCTGTTTTGTGCTAGTCCTGGTCgtttttctcagtttatttctacttttttcacccgtgtctggggacccagagcagagatcctttgtttacagtaagGATCAGCTGTTAGCGCTGCGTCCTGCAGCGGTACTGCCGGCGGACAGACCCGATATTCCCAGCgagctgaggaggaaaagacgGGGGTGTCGTGCTGGGAAGGAGCGCCGTCGCCCGAGAAGGAGACGTTATCGACCATCTCTTCCTTCTGTAATTATTGGAAGCGTAAGATCTTTACCCAATAAGATGGATGAGCTCACGTCGCTAACCTGGTCACAGAGGGAGTACCGGCaatgtagcatcatgatgctaacGGAGTCGTGGCTAACATCGCTAACTCCGGACACAAGCGTGACACTACCGGGATTCCAGCTGCTGCGAGCGGACAGGACCAGAGACAGCggtaagaggaaaggagggggactggcagtttttgtgaacgacagatggtgtaaccctgggcacatcactgtaaaagagcaactctgcagcagagacattgaGCTGCTAGCCGTTAGCATGCGTCCGTACTACCTGCCCCGGGAGTTCTCGCATGTTATCGCGATAACAGCGTATGTCCCCCCCTCGGCCAACGCGGATGCAGCCTGTGACTCTCTCCACTCtgtggtcagcagactgcaaacacaatcaccgagagcccttctcataatatcaggggacttcaatcatgcctcactggactccacactgcccaccttcacccagtatgtgacctgcccaaccagagtcaataaaacactggacttactgtatgccaatgcagaagaggcatacagttcatcacctctccctcccctgggcagatctgatcacaacctggtgcaccttgtccctgtgtatgagcccttagtgcgcagggagccaccagccacccgcacagtacagagatggtcagaggagagcgaggaggctcttaaggattgttttgagtcgactgtgtgggaggtgatttgtgatgaccacggagaggacatcgacagccttactacatgcattactgactatataaacttctgtgtggataacactgtacctaccaggactgtacggtgtttctccaacaacaaaccttggattaccccagaaattaaaaccgtcctcaagcagaagaggagggccttcaaatccagagacaaagaggagttgaaaagggtgcagagagagctgaggggactgataaggaatgggaaggagagctacaggcagaagatggagaaccagcttcaacaaaacaacgttggtgaagtctggagaggcctcagaaccatctcgggccacaaacagcagaactctctgcctgggagggatgtgacgtgggcaaatgaactgaatcatttcttcaacagatttgattcagccatgaggcagtctgcaacatcggctgcagactcacccacccccactgctgctgttccacctcagacacttcacacctcctctattcaccctgctcactcccccccacccccaactgcagcatccaatacacactcaacacaaggctccagcctgtctctctcaaccacccaggttaggagggaactgaggaggattaatggcaagaaggcagcgggtccagatggcatcagctcgagggtcgtcaggtcctgcgcggaccaactgtgtggggtgatggagcacctcttcaacctgagcctgaggttgggaagagtcccacagctctggaaaacctcctgtgttgtaccagtgccaaagacttcacgccccaaggacctcaacagctacaggccggtggctctgacatcccacctgatgaagaccctggagcggttggtcctggctcagcttcggcgcctaataagctcatcactggacccacttcagtttgcctaccagcctggcattggagcggatgatgccgtcattcacctcctacatcgttccctcgctcacctggagaccgctgggaagcactgtgagaatcatgttctttgatttctccagtgccttcaacaccattcttccctcggttctaaaggacaagctggtgaactctggagtggaccatcacctcactacctggatcctggactacctcaccgaccgaccacagtatgtgaggactcagggctgtgtgtcggacagggtcgtctgcagtacgggggccccacagggaacggttctggctccgttcctcttcaccatctacactgcagacttctcccacaattccacccagtgcttcctgcagaagttctctgatgactctgcaatagtcggcctcatcactgatggggacgacaaggagtacagaggtctgacccaagactttgtggactggtgccagctgaactacctccagatcaacgccagtaaaaccaaggaactggtggtagacttccgcaggcacaagcattctccactgcaaccactgaacatccaaggtatggacattgaggctgtggacagctacaggtaccttggtgttcatctgaacaatagactggactggactcataacttagacgccctctacaggaaagggcagagcaggctgtacctgctgcggagactcaggtcgtttggagtggagggcccactcctgaagaccttctatgactctgttgtggcttctgctatcttttatggtgtggtctgctggggcggcagcatctctgctggggacaggaagagactgaacagggtgatccgaagggccagctctgttctaggatgccctctggacccagtggaggtggtgagtgacaggaaaacggcggctaagctgtcatccctgttggacaacatctcccaccccatgcagcagactgtgacagcactgagcagctccttcagtgggagactgcggcacccacggtgtgggacggagagatttcgcaggtctttcctccccactgctgtcagactccataataaagactttaactgatcaagcacacacatccatacatatgcaataatactaagtgcaataatcctttctgtcatcgttgtatttttactcagttgtatatagtatttgtattctatttttatcttattgtatatttattttattttattctactgtatatagtatttcattttattctattctgtacagttgtgtactgtatttattcttattgtattctaatttttgcctcataacttttgcactgtccacttcctgctgtgacaaaacaaatttcccacgtgtgggactaataaaggttatcttatcttatcttacatcGAAATCTCAGTAAATAGTGATATATAGTTTGATCCGATCATTTCCACTTTCAAAAGTGTGTTCATACAAATATTTGagacatttctttaaataacaGACTGCTTTATCCAACTGAGAACATCAACTGCAGCTTCTCATTACACACAAAGCAATTCTTCAAAGCAAAGCGGTTTCATTGAGATTCCTCTAATATTGAAATCAAACAAGTTTTTAGCTGAagaaaaacctgcagacagtttTAACTGTGCTGTGAAAGGATAAGAGCTTTTCCATTCTAACAGTGTGTGAGTTCACTTCTCTTACTCCTTTACTCCTCAATAAAGCTGATTTGTTTCGTTTTGGGAAGTTTACAATGTTTTCCTTTTAGAATATAAGCTattaatatttgaaaatttggtTCTAactatatattgtatatattgtaaTTACATATTGTATGTTTCCTCCTCCAGATGCTCCAAAGCTTCCCTCTGTGTCAGTGAGTCCCTCTGCTGAGATAGTGGAGGGCAGTTCAGTGAATCTGACCTGTAGCAGTGATGCTAACCCAGCAGCtagttacacctggtacaaGGAGGATGTCATCAACCCTCTCAGTTACCAAAACCAACATGTTTTCAGCTCCATCCTGCCCTCTGATTCTGGAAAGTATTACTGTACAGCTGATAATGACCTGGGACAAAATAGATCTGAAAGCAGAACTATTGATGTGAAATgtgagtaaaataaatatattttttaagtacATTGTCTTAGCTTAGGATGTggtatgttttctgtgttctgatGAGTTGCAAAACAATatattgtatttgtattttatttatattttatacaatTTTGTCACACTTTTTTGGACTAAAGGTTATTTAggatttctttttgttctgtgaatttcttttaataaatataaCACATCAATGTACTCTTCTACGTATGTAACTTAGTTTTTTcattaacagtgtgtgtgtaagacacTGATAATTTACATTAAACTCTTATTTCTCCTCCAGATGCTCCAAAGCTTCCCTCTGTGTCAGTGAGTCCCTCTGCTGAGATAGTGGAGGGCAGTTCAGTCACTCTGACCTGTAGCAGTGATGCTAACCCAGCAGCTAACTACACCTGGTACAAGGAGG
Proteins encoded:
- the LOC113017346 gene encoding B-cell receptor CD22-like, encoding MYANKEEDERVSFFNTSLLYLKDWDESTSALQKGLSVIYLHFNGSHRAMRGAAMSVITAVSGFVLLTVTVVLGQYGWGVTYTSTQICAVKGSTVEIRCTFTYPSTINGIRVDKKFWFIRDENKEPVDLKTESQYRDRVQYQCEDNDCTLRISDLRESDSAEYKFRFITNDPGGKYSGVPGVTLTVTDLQVQVSRSAVRGDFKSADLKCESSCPDNLSYIWYKNEQIITGQTSNLLLNYLDPTNRISCAVRGYENFHSPSVVVKDVWDVTYTSTQVCAFKGATAEIRCTFRYPSTINGINTRVVQKFWFIRDENNEPVDLKTESEYKNRVQYQCKNNDCTLRITDLRESDSAEYKFRFITNDPRGKYSDVPGVTLTVTDKIIFSPQLQVHVRRSTVNSYSNWTELTCHNNCQLPDQSSYIWYRNGHKLSSDEQYLQLNTFDSADSFHCAVKGYEQFPSPTVYAPKLPSVSVSPSAEIVEGSSVTLTCSSDANPAASYTWYKEDVINPLIYQNQHFFFSILPSDSGKYYCTADNDLGQKRSESRTIDVKYAPKLPSVSVSPSAEIVEGSSVNLTCSSDANPAASYTWYKEDVINPLSYQNQHVFSSILPSDSGKYYCTADNDLGQNRSESRTIDVKYAPKLPSVSVSPSAEIVEGSSVTLTCSSDANPAANYTWYKEDENSPKASGHNFTISNIRPEHSGRYYCVAHNNRGTHNSTLQLTVVAGKSKIIIMNIIRLTLVVLILITLLVLSLLTRRKKRIILKTEPNEPVEMTEVYSHPD